The Solea solea chromosome 15, fSolSol10.1, whole genome shotgun sequence genome segment GCTATCATGTCAGGCATAGCCTGAACAGGAGAGAAACCGTGGAGGtctgaaaatacaataaataatgtaCAAATATTGACTGTAGCTCATTAGGTAAATGTCTAATTTAATCTAGTTTAAAAACCCAAGCACACAAAAATGTAACTTACCTGAGTTAATGCTGCATAAAGGTGAGGTTGCCATCTCAGcttgttgtggtggtggtgggtgtggATCCTCCAAACCATCAGGGGGCCTCATCTCATCAGCGATGCCTGTTACAGCAGCTCTGCTCAGGGCTTGGTAACCACTCTGCTCGCGGTCTCCCTGGCTGAGCCCCATCAGAGACACTGCACCAAGCCCCAGGCTGACGGCAAGCACCACTGCTGTGCTGATGATCTGacacacaagaagaggaaagaTGTGTTATTGGAAATAAATGATGAGGGCTAGATCAGAAGTCAGAGTGAAGACAGGGAAAGACACAGTACAGACTGAAAATCACTGTACAGGTTGACTTCTAACCTGAGCTCTGCCATAAAAGAAAGCAGAATCCATGGTATCAGTCCTCTCTCCTGATATCAAAAGACCTCCAACCACAAGGAATGGGAccctacacacatacacaatattCAAAACAGGCATATTTAGTTTCATTGTCTTTACTACAGAttattaatatcaatattaaCTATGTGCTGTAGCAGCTGACTgatttatcctttatttttgtattattttggaTGTAGCAATCATTAAGTTGTCTTAACTTACCCCCAACCCAACATCATGAATATTCCTGGTCTTAGTCTGAGCAGATCATCTCTGTCAGTCAGGGCCAAGCAAAGAGGGATTAAGCCTGAAAAAcagagcacaaacacatactgtacatggtaccccagtgtgtgtgcatactgAATACAGCTCATTTCTGTTTGCTCATCAAATGTTGTGTAACTGTTgctgtgcgcacacacacacacacacacttacctgtCCAGACATAAGTACTGTAGAGAGATCCGTAGAGCAGGGTGAAGGTCAGAATTTTGCCCACCAGATTATCATCTTGTTTCACCAAGAAGTTCCACAGGATCATACTGACACACACCAAAAACTAGTATAGAACAAGTACAGTTGGTCAAGGTTGTAGACAAGAACATGATTTAGGACACTTTAAATAAACCTAATATTTCAACCTTGAAAAAACCGACCTGAGCCAGGAAAAGATTTAAGGCAAAAAGGTGAGGAAGTCTGTTAAATTTCCTGCTGAGTAACATCACAGCGATGGTCCACACCTGAGAAAATAAAGAGGAACAAGctcacaactactgctccatttggaaattatttattatcttatcAAAACCTTTCCATCCTTtccctccccttttttttccatcttattgcctattttactgtttttatatccATATCTTATgccttgtttccactgctgtatttctatttcactttgcacggagcatctggaacaaaaacaatttcccccacggggattaataaagtattctgattctgattctgaaagtCTAATGTTCTATATTTTCATATGATTCCATacactgtgttaaaaaaataagagaACAGTATAAAAAGATAAATCTATTAGGTTGAGTGGAAGCCTGGAGGACATGAAACAATTGGACATAAGTATGCAAAGAAGACACCAGACAAGACTTACCAGTGCTACAAGGCTTACAATACTGATGTTGAAGCTAACATTTTCGAGCTCAGTCACCAGGGGCGTCGGGTCCATCAGGGGGATTGTTAATAACCAGGCTGACACGTACATGATCGGTGCAGACAGAAACGTACTGATAACCATTCCTGACGTCACCTGGAAAGTGCgtaatatcaaaataaacaataagaaATCCTAATACAATTTACTGACTTAATGTACAATTGCAACATCAGTGGTAACTTACCACCTCTAACTCCATGTTGTAGTGTCCAGCATAGATGGCAACACTCGGTGCAGTGGGGAAGACTCCATATAGGAAAGCGAAATTGGATAAACTGGTGTGGTTGACACTTGTGCTGTTTTCTCCGACATCTAGAATATCGACCATGTCTTTGCAGACCAGTGGCATCACCAGACTGCAGAGAGAACAGATCCAGTCAAAGATCAGGCTTCTTAACACTTTCCATGATATACATACTAATATACttaaaaacaacctaaaaacacaaatacatactTATTTCTAACACAGCCACTATAACTTGTGTGTCactttatgtttatattatattctacGAATATACTTAACACTTAACTATTAGTAAGGCCACCTCATATTGTATGACAATCACACACTATCACAGTCGCACTTACAGTTTGGCTGTAATGAGGAGTATCAAGGCTACTCCAGTGTCTCTGGTTAGTTTTCTTAGTTGACCAACCTGCCACAGTAACACATGCAATAGAATACGTCAAATACGTCATTCCATGTAAGTAAACTGCAATAAAATATGACAACTCAAGTAAACTCACCATAGTGAGGCCGAGGTAAAACAAGGCTGCCCCTCCAAAagagttggccagtccatctaTGAACTCTGACAACACTGCGGGTATACGCTGACCCAGGGCAAAATGGGAGACGATACCCACAATCACCATGAACACGATTGGGTTCTTCATTACCTGAAGATATTACACAAAGCATTAAAGTTTAACATTCATGTACAACACGTTTAAAAACTTTTCTCACATTGGAAATTTGTCAAGGTGATACAGTATCTGTGGTAGAAAGTCCTCAGTTCTTACAACCGACACAGTTCTCGTTCAGGCTCTAGTTCCCATCAGAATATTGGTGCTCCCAGAGAACCagcccacattcacaccagctaAGCGGAACACAAGATTCACCACCATACATCTTTAACGACTTGCATGGCTCACAGTATGAGTGGAAGGAGTTTTCCTTCCTTCATTCACTCGTCTACAGCTTAAGTTGACATACCCACGGAAAACTTAACCACGGGTACCAGacctgcactgcagtgcagttgTGTCAGAGTGAAAGGTCTTGCTGTAGTTTGtagtttaaaaacatgcaaattgtaGACACTCGTACCTGTAAGGCCACAATTCCCAGGATGCCAAGAGTGCTGTGCTGTGGATGGCTGGCCTGCTTCCACTTCTGAGCCTCACAAAGAGCAAAGCCGATGGGATTGAGGAACATTAGGGAGACCGGGGCAACCAGGTAAATGTACTGGAGGTATTCTGGATATGTGCTGCGATATAAAGCATCAACTAGAAAAAAGAGACATGGAGAGATGCAtagaatcatttttttaaacagcgtttttttttgtttttttcactcacaATTAACTACATGTCAGTGTTAGTGTTTTGTGTCTGCCTCACCTATGGGATATCCTAAGGCAAAGTCATTACTCTGTGTAGCAAAGATGGCATACAGACCAGCCTTGCTATACCTGCTCTCTGGACTGGCTACCATCAGTGTCAGCACACATAccagcacaaacactgacacctaAACACAGAGTGGGAACATGGAAGTCAaagctgtgtttatttattaggtTGTCTATCACAGTACAACATTTTCTCCTTTATACAGAGATAACTTAGTGCAGTAATTAAGAATATTCTCGAAACACTGAGTCatcaaattttaaaatgtattcatatattgtacaaatgtaacaacagacagatacagagatacagaaagagagacacCAACCTTAGCGATCAGGACGCTCCAGAGAAACGCCCAGATCACATTTCCAAAGTCCAACAGcaccatgtttttaaagagCAAAGCTGGAAGAGCAAACTTGGATACAAAGTTCCCCAAACCCTTTGCCTGGCTCTCTGTGATGATATCTGCCCTGTATGAAGGAAGCAAGAAACAACGCTCAATGCACAACAAGTAATTCTGTTTGAGCACGAGCTACATTCATATTTTCATTGGTGAACATCTAAACATGCAACCTGCAAACTTAATTAGACAAAATATTAAGTTTACATTCAGCACACACCTACCTGCCAGCTATGTAGCCACACAATATAATGCCAAAACACTCAAGAAGAGCAGGAAACAGTTTGTCGATGGACATGTGGGCCCCAGCGGTGGTGCCTGGAAGGCTATTATGGGATATGTTCTTCCCATGAATCAGCACATAGTTGCTGACGGTTTCCATGGTGATACTGGGCTGTGGAAAATCAGCGCTCTAGGACAAGAAGAGAAGAAACTCACGGTTGACTTGCAAGAATGGGTGAGAACTGAGAATATGGGAATAGATTACAGTCTATTGTATAAATATCTATGTTCATAACAAAGTCTTCCTGTTTGTGGGGCCCATAAGAAAGAAATTGTGCAAACACATGGTGTTGGAATAACTGGAAAAATGTTTCCTCGCTGGGAAAATTCAAGAATTTTGAAAACTATATGAGTTTGAGTTTTTGACGTATGACACACACCAGGACATTGTGAAAAAAAGATCAATTATACACAGAATATCAAATTTCTCTAATATTTAATTAGTAGTACCTGCAATGGTTAGTGGCCACAACCTCATCCATCATTTAGTGACAAATGTGCCTCTGGGGTAATATGGTAAGAGATTTTGTGGCTTCTTAGTGTGAGAAGAAAATATCCAGTTAAGGACATCCATATTCCAATTGCCGACTAGCAATGTGAGATGCAAGAATTGAGTTGCAGTTGAGACACAACATCTACAAACTACATCCATAAGTAACACGCTTTTGACTGATCTCTCTTTGTCTATCcatttgtcagtgtgttccACCTTTTGCTTAGCATGTCTTTACTCGGTTTATATGCAGCCAACCATATTATGCATATTCACAAGCAGAATCTGCATGTGGAAGTGTCATCTCCtgatgagactgcagactgcaacaacaacaacaaacaaagaactcctctgctcacccctTCCTCTCCCAagcacatacatatatatatatatatatatatatatatatatatatatatttatatatatacatacatatacatatatacacacacatatatatatatatatatatatacacacatatatatacatacatatacatatacacacacatatatatacatacatatacatatatacacacatatacatatacatatacacatatatatatatatatatatatacatacatatatatacataatgatGTTGCATTCACAGTATagaccctcctaaatgttatacactggacctttaatgtatATGGACCAGGAGGGGCTTTCGCTTGGGAGCCCAGAATCCTAGTTGCGTCTCTGTGCAATAACACACCGTCAACTGAGTTACCATAATGAACAATCTAATGTCAATCTAATGACATTGTACCAGTTAAAACGAATGTTGCATCGCGTTATATCATCGGATAAGCTGCACGATTTCAATGACAGCACCATTGTCAAGCACAAGCAGTTAGCGCTAGCTAGATGGCTAAAAACATCAGGTGAACACGGAGTTCAGTAAAATGTTTGCCACAAAGCGCAcgaaataattgtttttaatgtcttgaCATGTGGTTGTATCTCTTACTTGTGTTGTTAAGACCATCTCTGCTCCAGAAATACGTGAGACTCATCTGTTCCACTACGTGTTTTCACCGTATAAGTGACAAGCTCCTGAAGCTGACAGCAGCCGAGTGGCGACGCCCAAAAAATGACTGACAAACGTTTAAGCCAATCAACACTGAGCTACACGGAACAGTCTAACAGTGATTGGATAAAGGGGGTCGGTGTGGTGGTGCATTCACGTGATACTGGGTAATAGGATTTTTAACCCCGATCCCCAAAAACGCATTACAAATTACAATACAGCTGAAGATTGAACATGTTTTAGATGAATATAATCAAAACTTCAAGCCAGAACATCATTATTGTGTTTTAGGACTAAAGAACAACCTACAGCACTACACATGTACGTTTCTCAACTTAAAGTAAGCTATTTTTTCTTCCTTACTATGTTCTAtttatgtgaaataaaacacCATGGAGGCACAGCATGCCAAACTTAGCCAGGTTGATATTTCAAAGAAACCCTCAGCACGGACGTCAGTTTGACAGGTCACATGAGGAAAATCACAAATAGCCAAATTAATAACACCTGACTTCGATTTAGCTGCCTCAGTTTAAGGGTGCACACTGGTTCTCAGTCACACTGTTCCGACACCCATAAACCAAGCAGAGACACCGTTAATTTGATCAGTATCACCTGTGcctttcctgctaaaacatgctAAAATAACTGCTGTTCAGTGATTAATAATGTCACTGAACAGCAGTGACAATGTTACACTGCCAATCCTGCTGAAGAGCTACAGTCGCTCACACTAATTTCACAATGTTTGGGTTGATGACTAACACCTGCACATACTTGTTCAAGAATCCAGATTTGATAGGACATTGGataaaaaatatgcaaaaagctatttaaatgtgtcataagttcttgatgatgttttaaatattgtgcCACATTTGTATCAAATGATTGCCCAATTGTATTGcacaaacatgtaaatgaaCCATATCTGAATACAAAGTCAGACACTCTATCTGGACGCTGACACTGCAATTCAACGTCCTTGTTAGAAATCAAGTTATTTCATATTCTGCTGTGAATTCAAATGAAAGCACATTTCACCTCAAGTAGAGAACATAGAGCATcttaaagcattttatttataatgtaaatagattatttttgtgtgtgattgtcgAAAAGAAAATGCCTCTTTGACCAAcacatgataataatacatcatgTATACAACAGACCTTTCAAAGCAGTGCTGGGTGAAGCAAAAACATAATACTGCACAGTTCTTAAACATAActtaaaatattacaatctTTCAATACCAGTTGATAAATCATACAAGTACATACATGGGTCCTTCATGGTTGGTCAGGGCAGCTTttaacaaaacagcaaaaataacaaTCAATTCAATTGTAAACCAATGCTGCCGTGAACCAACACAATATCCTTTAAAATATCTCATGAACATCAAACGTAAGCTCATATTGCATGTAACAATCAAATTAAAAGTACCGTTAAGTTGTTCCAACAGAGAGATGCAGatgtaaatacatacatactgtgaaGGCACACACGGCTTTGACAAATCAAACGTGCATATTTCCCCTGATCCTCTATACAGCGCTGACAGGGAGTTGGTTTCATGTCTGAGTGTCAATGCTGTAAATAAGACAATACTAGATCTAGATTCTAGATCAAAGGTTTTCAAAGACTGAGACTATGGGCCTCCCCTCAGATGCCTATGCAACTATGATTATGTGATTTGATCTCATAAACAACAAATTATTGAGGAAAGATGGCCAGCTATTGTTGTCAGAAACAAATATTAGATTGCattaaatgcataaaaatgCTCTCTCCGAAGGAATTTATTAGGAAAATCCCAAGGTTGTGATGAAATTCCACTTCCTTTCACTGAGCTTCCACTGACACTGTGTGACGCCCCCCTCAGAGAGACCCGTCTCCTGTCTTTGAAACCTCCCTCCCAGATAACATGGCAACCAAAACAACCTTATTGCTTCTGTTCCTACATTTAAATCAACAAATGGTTGTCTAACCCAGGTAACCTGActtgtatatattatttaaagGCACAAAATACTATTTCCCTTAACATTTTGGAGCTGAATCCTAAATAGAAAAAGGCACAATGGAAACACTgttataaagagagagagaaacagcttATTAAAACACTTGAGGAAGGCAGCAAGTCGGTTAAATGCCCTGGACTACTACATTATGATCGTGGGATTGCAATGTTGACTATACTATTGCCATTAGAACTTATTTTAGGGCTTTACCTCTGCTATTTATCAAGACTAAgtctgaattatttttttttaaaagtgcagcTGGTTGATGCAATATTAGCAAGCAATGTAATGTGATGGAATCTATAAATTGGAAAAACATGTTAGTGAATAGAATGTTGATTGAGTTTTGTGAAAATGCTACTGTTTATCAGGAATTTACTAGTCACAGCAGCCACATCAGAGCCCAAACAGAAATCTTCCACTCAAAAcataggtgtaaaaaaaaaaaaaaaaaaaagcaacacaaaataTTCAAGTACCCAAAGAGGTACATATTTGACGTTTTGTCTGAACACAGTGTACCACAGTAGAAACAGGCTTTGGTCTTTAGATGCtacccttctgctgctgcagaggttTACAGTATGATGTAAGTCTGTCCTTTTACTTGGTCAACTGTATTTCAGATCACTTGTTGTAGTCcataaacaaaatcaaatgctGCCACTTAAAGCACAGTGAAggcaacagaggaagagagagaaggaggaaaacggggggggggggggctccagGTGTTGTCATGGCTGCCACCTCCTCTTCACCTGGGTATCGGAGGTAGAGGAGGTGCTCCTCTCTCCTTTTTACCAGAacctggaaagaaaaaaaacaacagattttcaTTAGAACGATGTTACTTTCCTCCACTGGGAGGCACTGTGTTACAGTCCAACTTACCGGAAACTGTAGCACCCACTTTttcttaaaatacttttttttttttcacccttcatttgttttacttaaaaaaaaacatgaatttacCCAACAGCATGTTTTGTATCTATACCTCTGCCGTCGGTCTTGGCAATTTTGCTTGGGTAGGTCTTCTGGAAGGGCACATAAGGCTCAGGTGGAGGAAGGTCTGACACTGGGTGGAAATTAAAGCGACACTCCCACTCATCTGTTAATGGAGTGACATAGAAGTCAATGGTTTTCTCATgacaaaacacatgcacatgcagggAAAGTCATATAAGCTACAAGCAAGAGTCAATTTAACAGAAAACTTGCAGATTCTGCAAATGAGACTTTTCAGGGCAGAGCACATAGGACTTTTCTTTGCAAATCCAACTTACAGTCAATAGTTCAGTGggataaaacaacacaaatggagGTCAGAATGTTTCTCTGACAGAgaacacagtaaaaacaactCATACAACAGTAAAgtctttcaaaaataaagagGATCACCCACAAACCCTATAATTGGAGTCATTTGACTGGTGTCCATGGGATAATATATTAGATCCTGTTTGGCTCATTTATTCTAATGTATTTTTACAGTATATGCCTTGTATTATTTTTAGCATTCTGCTCTGTAGGTTTCCACccacaaatgtttttgtcaatattcaaatataataGACTAACACTTTGAAGAACCTCCTTACCTTGTATCTGGTTGTGGTGAGAGTTTTGGAAGCCGTTACCCATGGGTGGTGGTGGAGTAGGGGCTCCTCCAGTCCCTGGCCTGTCTGGAGGAAGGGGAGGTCTACCGCCAGGTCCACCACGAGGGAGATCAGGGCCTGGCCGACCAAGGGGAGGAGCAGGCGATGACCTTATACTGCCCCCACCAATGTTACGAtttgagggaggagggggaggaagaggccCTTTTggaggcaaaaataaaaattgataaGTTGCCTCATAGCCGATTCTTGAGATTaatcatgttttcatgtaaatggTACACACATAAACTGCTCTCTTCTTTGTTAAATGACTTGAATGCAGCAGTAACCCACTGGTCAGGTTATTGATAGGTTGTATACCTGTGCGTGCAGAGGACTGGGTCCTACCAAGAGAGGGCGGTCTCTCAATTGGCGGAGGAGGGAGAGGTCCTGCCCTGGCATGAAGTGGAACTGGACTGTGACTGGTGAGAAGAAGTTtagttttaatgtatttatgaaTTTCACaatgactaataataataataataataataatttaaaaaaaagtatcatcTTATAAAGAGGCAGTAGCACCCCCCGTGGCCCTCATatgaagatgagtgagtgagtgaatcttATAAAGGAAAGAAGTTACTGAGCACAATTACAGAATCTCAATAAGCAAAGCCCTAAATAATACAGCGAGTGTTTCAATGGCATCAACACCTCCAACACCACCTCCCTTTTCCTTCCCACTTTCACTCCCTTCATGTGTTGGCAGAGATTGTCCGTCACACTGTGCCATGCAAAATCAATTATCAGGTAGTGGAACTGTTCATTTAAACTCTACATTACATGTGTCGGTTACTTACAACACTGGTTGAGTTTTTAGTTAGCAAAATGTTAGTTAAGGTACTCAGAAAAGACCCTTCTTTCACTGAGAAGTGACTGGAACATGAAGACTGAGCTTGGACAGCAGGGTGTAGTTTCCCTATGAAATTACCCCAACATTATAACCGCACAACATGCTGTGGTCCAACGACTTTTGGTGCCCTCTGC includes the following:
- the gpr155b gene encoding integral membrane protein GPR155 isoform X2; the protein is MVLTTQSADFPQPSITMETVSNYVLIHGKNISHNSLPGTTAGAHMSIDKLFPALLECFGIILCGYIAGRADIITESQAKGLGNFVSKFALPALLFKNMVLLDFGNVIWAFLWSVLIAKVSVFVLVCVLTLMVASPESRYSKAGLYAIFATQSNDFALGYPIVDALYRSTYPEYLQYIYLVAPVSLMFLNPIGFALCEAQKWKQASHPQHSTLGILGIVALQVMKNPIVFMVIVGIVSHFALGQRIPAVLSEFIDGLANSFGGAALFYLGLTMVGQLRKLTRDTGVALILLITAKLLVMPLVCKDMVDILDVGENSTSVNHTSLSNFAFLYGVFPTAPSVAIYAGHYNMELEVVTSGMVISTFLSAPIMYVSAWLLTIPLMDPTPLVTELENVSFNISIVSLVALVWTIAVMLLSRKFNRLPHLFALNLFLAQFLVCVSMILWNFLVKQDDNLVGKILTFTLLYGSLYSTYVWTGLIPLCLALTDRDDLLRLRPGIFMMLGWGVPFLVVGGLLISGERTDTMDSAFFYGRAQIISTAVVLAVSLGLGAVSLMGLSQGDREQSGYQALSRAAVTGIADEMRPPDGLEDPHPPPPQQAEMATSPLCSINSDLHGFSPVQAMPDMIASTQREHTNNTGHSGALCDVPQQSSSSEQPLNLPPPGLQPTDDKQTVRHVLLSLLLFVSLLANLSSCLWWLFNKDPGRLYLELQFFCAVANYGQGFLSFGIFGLDRHLIILPFKRRLLGLWYGRDSEDLSPSGVPEEVRLTCTQFVRYHKDQCVQDIVHTRSGSGESVSASTGESFL
- the gpr155b gene encoding integral membrane protein GPR155 isoform X1 translates to MVLTTQSADFPQPSITMETVSNYVLIHGKNISHNSLPGTTAGAHMSIDKLFPALLECFGIILCGYIAGRADIITESQAKGLGNFVSKFALPALLFKNMVLLDFGNVIWAFLWSVLIAKVSVFVLVCVLTLMVASPESRYSKAGLYAIFATQSNDFALGYPIVDALYRSTYPEYLQYIYLVAPVSLMFLNPIGFALCEAQKWKQASHPQHSTLGILGIVALQVMKNPIVFMVIVGIVSHFALGQRIPAVLSEFIDGLANSFGGAALFYLGLTMVGQLRKLTRDTGVALILLITAKLLVMPLVCKDMVDILDVGENSTSVNHTSLSNFAFLYGVFPTAPSVAIYAGHYNMELEVVTSGMVISTFLSAPIMYVSAWLLTIPLMDPTPLVTELENVSFNISIVSLVALVWTIAVMLLSRKFNRLPHLFALNLFLAQFLVCVSMILWNFLVKQDDNLVGKILTFTLLYGSLYSTYVWTGLIPLCLALTDRDDLLRLRPGIFMMLGWGVPFLVVGGLLISGERTDTMDSAFFYGRAQIISTAVVLAVSLGLGAVSLMGLSQGDREQSGYQALSRAAVTGIADEMRPPDGLEDPHPPPPQQAEMATSPLCSINSDLHGFSPVQAMPDMIASTQREHTNNTGHSGALCDVPQQSSSSEQPLNLPPPGLQPTDDKQTVRHVLLSLLLFVSLLANLSSCLWWLFNKDPGRLYLELQFFCAVANYGQGFLSFGIFGLDRHLIILPFKRRLLGLWYGRDSEDLSPSGVPEEVRLTCTQFVRYHKDQCVQDIVHTRRFCGGRWLDEENGVVRHPSSHQPQHTNQDVQEPQNLHQIHQSHEPAECGHFLHPPPRPQLEPEQACVSNSDTSEEQISQLPSDKCHDPANPQHPHQHVLSSSPSHHHHHQRPQTHVKSVFTGSALVDWLVDRGLCAGRAEAQLYGVRLQRGGVFHHLTGQHSFRDTTTLLYHFTQGRGEEWLQNVCLERRCRDR